The following coding sequences are from one Burkholderia stabilis window:
- a CDS encoding LysR substrate-binding domain-containing protein, whose translation MTRIRNPLNMAQLQAFVSAAHHKSLRAAARELGVTQPAITHTIRELETALNAELLARSVRGVELTACGHALLPRAEQLLGDIRRTVEAVEQVKGEMSGRVAVGTMPSIALTALPHAVTAFRQSMPNVSLHLEEVTVPDALAQLRNGTLDIAAMHHVPALDRDFTQSPLLSTEFTVVMREGHPLAHARRLEELLDAEWIVTVGAEQFPHSVMVGMFEARGLPLPKRLLRSPMSFAVTLGLVARSDVIGCFTRPLAAMVAPLGIRTAELDESMPRFDLSIIARRDLLPTPAVSQFVTCLQRAVNETLG comes from the coding sequence ATGACCCGCATCCGCAACCCCCTGAACATGGCGCAGCTCCAGGCGTTCGTCTCCGCCGCGCATCACAAGAGCTTGCGCGCCGCCGCGCGCGAACTCGGCGTCACGCAGCCCGCGATCACGCACACGATCCGCGAACTCGAAACGGCGCTCAATGCGGAGCTGCTCGCGCGCAGCGTGCGCGGCGTCGAGCTGACCGCCTGCGGTCATGCGCTGCTGCCGCGCGCCGAGCAGTTGCTCGGCGACATCCGCCGCACGGTCGAGGCCGTCGAGCAGGTGAAAGGCGAGATGTCGGGGCGCGTCGCGGTCGGCACGATGCCGTCGATCGCGCTGACGGCGCTGCCGCACGCGGTCACGGCATTTCGCCAGTCGATGCCGAACGTGAGCCTGCATCTCGAGGAAGTGACGGTGCCCGACGCGCTCGCGCAGTTGCGCAACGGCACGCTCGACATCGCTGCGATGCACCATGTGCCCGCGCTCGACCGCGATTTCACGCAATCGCCGCTGCTGTCGACCGAGTTCACCGTCGTGATGCGCGAAGGCCACCCGCTCGCGCATGCGCGCCGTTTAGAGGAACTGCTCGACGCCGAGTGGATCGTCACCGTCGGCGCCGAGCAGTTTCCGCACAGCGTGATGGTCGGGATGTTCGAGGCGCGCGGGCTGCCGCTGCCGAAGCGCCTGCTGCGTTCGCCGATGTCGTTCGCGGTGACGCTCGGGCTCGTCGCGCGCTCGGACGTGATCGGCTGCTTCACGCGCCCGCTCGCCGCGATGGTCGCGCCGCTCGGCATCCGCACGGCCGAACTCGACGAAAGCATGCCGCGCTTCGACCTGTCGATCATCGCGCGGCGCGACCTGCTGCCCACGCCCGCCGTGTCGCAGTTCGTCACGTGCCTGCAGCGCGCGGTCAACGAAACGCTCGGCTGA
- a CDS encoding ABC transporter substrate-binding protein yields the protein MKKILAAVTVALLAVSAGGAYAKDWSTVRFGVDASYPPFESKGADGKVVGFDVDLGNEICRRMNAKCVWIENDFDGMIPALKARKFDGVLSSMSMTPARQEQIAFSAKLFNTPTRLVTKKGAGLMPTAESLKGKSVGVEQGTIQETYAKTYWASKGVNVVPYQNQDQVYADLISGRLDGALQDAVQAEIGFLKTPRGASFDFAGKDLDDPKTLGEGAGIGLRKEDTDLKAKIDGAIAGMRKDGTYAKIAKKYFDFDVYGK from the coding sequence GTGAAAAAGATTCTTGCGGCTGTGACCGTTGCCCTGCTCGCCGTATCGGCAGGCGGCGCCTACGCGAAAGACTGGTCGACCGTGCGGTTCGGCGTCGACGCAAGCTACCCGCCTTTCGAATCGAAAGGCGCTGACGGCAAGGTCGTCGGTTTCGACGTCGATCTCGGCAATGAAATCTGCCGCCGCATGAACGCGAAGTGCGTGTGGATCGAAAACGACTTCGACGGGATGATCCCGGCACTGAAGGCCCGCAAGTTCGACGGCGTGCTGTCGTCGATGTCGATGACGCCGGCGCGTCAGGAACAGATCGCGTTCTCGGCGAAGCTGTTCAACACGCCGACGCGCCTCGTGACGAAGAAGGGCGCGGGCCTGATGCCGACGGCCGAATCGCTGAAGGGCAAGTCGGTCGGCGTCGAACAGGGCACGATCCAGGAAACCTACGCGAAAACGTACTGGGCCTCGAAGGGCGTGAACGTCGTGCCTTACCAGAACCAGGACCAGGTCTACGCCGACCTGATCTCGGGCCGTCTGGACGGCGCGCTGCAGGACGCGGTGCAAGCCGAGATCGGCTTCCTGAAGACGCCGCGCGGCGCGAGCTTCGATTTCGCCGGCAAGGATCTCGACGATCCGAAGACGCTCGGCGAAGGCGCCGGCATCGGCCTGCGCAAGGAAGACACCGACCTGAAGGCGAAGATCGACGGCGCGATCGCCGGCATGCGCAAGGACGGCACGTACGCGAAGATCGCGAAGAAGTACTTCGATTTCGACGTCTACGGCAAGTAA